A window of Nicotiana tabacum cultivar K326 chromosome 24, ASM71507v2, whole genome shotgun sequence contains these coding sequences:
- the LOC107800731 gene encoding syntaxin-52, whose protein sequence is MASSADSWMREFNEASKLADEIGSMISARNSLPSSGPETQRHLSAARRKITILKTRLDTLQSLLPTLPSKQPLTKKEMKRRHDMLDNMITKANQMATTLNMNNLANRDSLLGPETKRPDVISRATGLDNQGLVGFQRQVIKEQDEDLDKLEETVTSTKHVALAINEELNLHTALLDNLDYHVDTTNSRLLRVQRKLAFLNKRTKGGCTWLCLLVIFIVILAVVIFLLVKFL, encoded by the exons ATGGCATCGTCTGCTGACTCATGGATGCGAGAATTTAATGAAGCATCCAAACTTGCGGATGAAATCGGTTCTATGATTTCTGCGAGGAACTCCTTGCCCTCTTCCGGACCTGAAACACAACGACATTTATCTGCAGCTCGGAGAAAAATCACTATATTAAAGACAAGGCTTGATACTCTCCAGTCCCTTCTTCCAACACTCCCAAGCAAGCAGCCTTT AACCAAAAAGGAGATGAAGCGTCGTCATGACATGCTCGATAATATGATTACGAAAGCTAATCAGATGGCGACCACACTCAACATGAATAACCTTGCAAATAGGGATAGCTTGCTTGGCCCAGAAACTAAGCGACCTGATGTTATCAGTCGGGCAACTGGTCTTGACAACCAGGGTCTTGTAGGTTTTCAACGACAAGTTATTAAAG AGCAGGATGAGGATCTTGATAAATTGGAGGAGACGGTGACAAGCACAAAACATGTTGCATTAGCAATCAATGAGGAGCTGAACCTACATACTGCACTACTG GATAACTTAGACTACCATGTTGATACAACAAACTCCCGGCTTCTG AGAGTGCAAAGGAAATTGGCATTTTTGAATAAACGCACAAAAGGTGGCTGTACTTGGTTGTGCCTTTTGGTCATATTTATCGTTATTCTAGCTGTTGTCATCTTCCTATTGGTAAAGTTCTTGTGA